A single Cottoperca gobio chromosome 7, fCotGob3.1, whole genome shotgun sequence DNA region contains:
- the LOC115010575 gene encoding ER degradation-enhancing alpha-mannosidase-like protein 2, producing the protein MLQDEELLSMFLEYDRAIQNYTRFDDWYLWVQMHKGTVSMPVFQSLEAFWPGLQSLLGNLDSAVRTFQNYYSVWRQFGGLPEFYSIPQGYTVEREGYPLRPGVTPQTQGRKTHTHDSGHNGAVLVLTLPLRHEVAALRR; encoded by the exons ATGCTGCAGGACGAGGAGCTGCTCAGCATGTTCCTGG AGTACGATCGAGCCATTCAGAACTACACCCGGTTTGACGACTGGTACCTGTGGGTCCAGATGCACAAAGGAACCGTCTCCATGCCAGTTTTCCAGTCTCTGGAGGCCTTCTGGCCCGGCCTGCAG TCTCTCCTGGGGAACTTGGACAGCGCAGTGAGAACCTTCCAGAACTATTACTCTGTGTGGAGACAGTTTGGAGGTCTGCCGGAGTTTTACAGCATCCCTCAGGGTTAcactgtggagagagagggataccCACTGAGGCCAggtgttacgcctcagacacagggaaggaagactcatacgcacgactccggacacaatg GGGCTGTTCtggtcctcactcttcctctccgACATGAAGTCGCCGCCCTGAGAAGATGA
- the LOC115010574 gene encoding protein stu1-like, with the protein MTVEAVELRISQSQPTPPSPLLLTPPPSTKTSCWSARPTCPPLTNSAESHLEHNPFKCPAAGCTKSFRKASLLHYHIKYYHSNQQLDEQLDEQLDEQLDEQLDQQLDQQLDQQLDEQLDEQLDEQLDDQLDDQLDQQLDQQLDQQLDDQLDQQLDQQLDEQLDEQLDGQLDGQLEESYV; encoded by the exons ATGACG GTAGAAGCGGTGGAGCTCAgaatcagccaatcacagccgaCTCCACCCAGCCCGCTCCTCCTGACCCCGCCTCCATCGACAAAG ACGTCCTGTTGGAGCGCCAGGCCCACCTGCCCACCACTCACAAATTCAGCAGAGAGCCAC TTGGAGCACAACCCCTTCAAGTGTCCCGCAGCCGGCTGCACCAAGTCGTTCAGGAAGGCGAGCCTGCTGCACTACCACATCAAGTACTACCACTCCAACCAGCAGCTGGACGAACAGCTGGACGAGCAGCTGGATGAACAGCTGGACGAgcagctggaccagcagctggaccagcagctggaccagcagctggacgaACAGCTGGACGAACAGCTGGACGAACAGCTGGACGATCAGCTGGACGATcagctggaccagcagctggaccagcagctggaccagcagctggacgatcagctggaccagcagctggaccagcagctggacgaGCAGCTGGACGAGCAGCTGGACGGGCAGCTGGACGGGCAGCTGGAGGAAAGTTATGTTTAA
- the LOC115010555 gene encoding dynein regulatory complex subunit 7-like isoform X5 codes for MLARLFCYVYVQRRPRRRTLDSGNGKFVSMTLRPTPTVFPELLTWGGCASFVANFLSLDPLEPPEGLPRYLFSSSSVLQSQRATCFECATLLCSLLLGAHYDVYCVSGYAVKEMCLLDQSLQECPLLDTEVKSVISEQEPQENKYTVKPLRELKSNFVTQQEKKKQDAEAARFQKHKLQESEQRPADPLQGLRVHCWVLVLSGSRSVQENFFIDPLTGNSYTTDNDNFLGIESVWNNLNYYVNMQDCRNGCADMVYDLEDLKIWEPVLFGATYKKQLILDVLKKKESKLMSKITNDVEEEEQPRAFEMPRSWVSDIPISKQDLETCWPGTQKVTQYRKAKLEKFAPDLMSDGLITRLTTYKDLNCTDVVMVKEWYQHRNDHLEEREVNEVDSFITESFKRVRRFHLLFHRYTSKSTHTEREMEFSNVGVEDLVRRVESPGEMTEFFEGRKDFLCYRHAVFDTQLSKPDSNINLDDRPVQKVVERFHRNRSKPANEDVAERVFLLAQRRIELTYHLEDHRFIPSKRSFIKPRESTENKKAEDFTQDMVSSFQVDPSEEPLKTLALHEMLVALMKDEDKVLLQIRESKKEVRDIVACREQEEGDIQLHFSPWTTTGAARARSQRQEMERLDAEEQRWLQEKEKDILAPLLIRLDNTETLSAEDAKQLHQDCLAEFKQRLVEHADLIQERYEKETQELQRKQQWYHKKQLNMTEQQEEEYQTYCSEKTLRIHAAKKHLNMHKEAAPQKYQTLDWKLKRDPRLAPHLLC; via the exons ATGTTGGCCAGATTGTTCTGTTATGTgtacgtccagaggagacccaggcgcagaacactagactctggaaacgga AAGTTTGTGTCCATGACGCTTCGGCCCACACCGACAGTGTTCCCTGAACTTCTCACCTGGGGGGGCTGTGCCTCCTTCGTGgctaacttcctgtctctggacCCTTTGGAGCCGCCTGAAGGCCTG CCCAGGTATTTGTTCTCCTCCAGCTCGGTGCTGCAGAGTCAGAGAGCCACATGTTTTGAATGTGCCACCCTGCTGTGCAGCCTGCTGCTCGGGGCCCACTACGACGTTTACTGTGTCAGCGGCTACGCTGTCAAAGAGATGTGTCTGCTGGACCAGAGTCTGCAGgagtgccccctgctggacactgAGGTCAAG aGTGTAATCTCAGAGCAGGAGCCGCAGGAGAACAAATACACAGTGAAACCTCTGAGGGAGCTGAAGAGTAACTTTGTGAcgcagcaggagaagaagaaacaggatgCAGAGGCTGCGAGGtttcagaaacacaaactacag GAGAGTGAGCAGCGACCTGCTGACCCCCTGCAAGGACTGCGGGTGCACTGCTGGGTGCTGGTGCTGTCAGGGAGTCGGAGCGTCCAGGAGAACTTCTTCATCGACCCGCTGACCGGGAACAGCTACACCACTGACAATGACAACTTCCTGGGCATCGAGAGCGTGTGGAACAATCTCAACTACTACGTCAACATGCAGGACTGCAGGAACGGCTGCGCT gatatGGTGTATGACCTGGAAGACTTAAAGATATGGGAGCCAGTCCTGTTCGGTGCAACCTACAAAAAGCAGCTGATTCTTGATGTgttgaagaaaaaggagagtAAGCTGATGAGCAAAATCACCAATGatgtggag gaggaggagcagcccCGAGCTTTTGAGATGCCACGATCCTGGGTCAGTGACATCCCGATCTCAAAACAAG ACCTGGAGACCTGCTGGCCGGGAACACAGAAGGTGACCCAGTACAGAAAAGCAAAGCTGGAGAAGTTTGCACCGGACCTGATGTCAGACGGGCTGATCACACGACTGACTACATACAAAGACCTGAACT gcaCTGATGTCGTCATGGTGAAGGAGTGGTATCAGCACAGAAACGAccacctggaggagagggaggtcaACGAGGTCGACAGCTTCATCACAGAAAGCTTCAAACGTGTACGACGTTTCCACCTTTTAT TTCACAGGTACACATCCAAGAGCACACACACGGAGCGTGAGATGGAGTTCAGCAATGTTGGTGTTGAAGATCTGGTGCGGAGGGTGGAGTCACCAGGTGAAATGACAGAGTTCTTCGAGGGCCGGAAGGACTTCCTCTGTTACCGGCACGCTGTCTTCGACACACAGCTTTCAAAACCAGATTCCAACATTAATCTGGATGACCGACCAGTTCAG aaagTGGTGGAGCGTTTCCACAGGAACAGATCCAAGCCGGCCAACGAAGACGTGGCCGAGCGAGTGTTCCTATTGGCTCAAAGACGTATCGAGTTGACCTATCACTTAGAGGATCACAGATTCATCCCTTCAAAGAGAAGCTTCATCAAACCGCGAGAGTCAACAGAAAATAAGAAGGCCGAGGACTTCACACAAGACATGGTCTCCAGCTTCCAg GTGGATCCATCCGAGGAGCCTCTTAAAACTTTGGCTCTACATGAGATGCTGGTGGCCCTGATGAAGGATGAGGACAAGGTGCTTCTCCAGATCAGGGAATCTAAGAAAGAG GTGAGAGACATCGTGGCctgcagagagcaggaggagggagacatTCAGCTTCACTTCTCCCCGTGGACGACAACCGGAGCTGCCAGGGCCCGCAGCCAGAGACAGGAAATG GAGCGTCTGGATGCGGAGGAGCAGCGGtggctgcaggagaaggagaaggacatCCTGGCTCCTCTCCTCATTCGGCTGGAcaacacagagactctgagcGCCGAAGACGCCAAGCAGCTCCACCAGGACTGTTTGGCCGAGTTTAAACAGAGACTGGTGGAGCACGCCGACCTCATTCAGGAACGCTATGAAAAG GAGACACAGGAActgcagaggaaacagcagTGGTACCACAAGAAGCAGCTCAACATGacggagcagcaggaggaagagtacCAGACCTACTGCTCTGAGAAAACACTACGAATACATGCCGCCAAGAAACACCTCAACat GCACAAGGAAGCAGCTCCTCAAAAGTACCAAACTCTTGATTGGAAGCTGAAACGAGACCCTCGACTGGCCCCTCACCTGCTCTGCTGA
- the LOC115010555 gene encoding dynein regulatory complex subunit 7-like isoform X6, with product MTLRPTPTVFPELLTWGGCASFVANFLSLDPLEPPEGLPRYLFSSSSVLQSQRATCFECATLLCSLLLGAHYDVYCVSGYAVKEMCLLDQSLQECPLLDTEVKSVISEQEPQENKYTVKPLRELKSNFVTQQEKKKQDAEAARFQKHKLQESEQRPADPLQGLRVHCWVLVLSGSRSVQENFFIDPLTGNSYTTDNDNFLGIESVWNNLNYYVNMQDCRNGCADMVYDLEDLKIWEPVLFGATYKKQLILDVLKKKESKLMSKITNDVEEEEQPRAFEMPRSWVSDIPISKQDLETCWPGTQKVTQYRKAKLEKFAPDLMSDGLITRLTTYKDLNCTDVVMVKEWYQHRNDHLEEREVNEVDSFITESFKRVRRFHLLFHRYTSKSTHTEREMEFSNVGVEDLVRRVESPGEMTEFFEGRKDFLCYRHAVFDTQLSKPDSNINLDDRPVQKVVERFHRNRSKPANEDVAERVFLLAQRRIELTYHLEDHRFIPSKRSFIKPRESTENKKAEDFTQDMVSSFQVDPSEEPLKTLALHEMLVALMKDEDKVLLQIRESKKEVRDIVACREQEEGDIQLHFSPWTTTGAARARSQRQEMERLDAEEQRWLQEKEKDILAPLLIRLDNTETLSAEDAKQLHQDCLAEFKQRLVEHADLIQERYEKETQELQRKQQWYHKKQLNMTEQQEEEYQTYCSEKTLRIHAAKKHLNMHKEAAPQKYQTLDWKLKRDPRLAPHLLC from the exons ATGACGCTTCGGCCCACACCGACAGTGTTCCCTGAACTTCTCACCTGGGGGGGCTGTGCCTCCTTCGTGgctaacttcctgtctctggacCCTTTGGAGCCGCCTGAAGGCCTG CCCAGGTATTTGTTCTCCTCCAGCTCGGTGCTGCAGAGTCAGAGAGCCACATGTTTTGAATGTGCCACCCTGCTGTGCAGCCTGCTGCTCGGGGCCCACTACGACGTTTACTGTGTCAGCGGCTACGCTGTCAAAGAGATGTGTCTGCTGGACCAGAGTCTGCAGgagtgccccctgctggacactgAGGTCAAG aGTGTAATCTCAGAGCAGGAGCCGCAGGAGAACAAATACACAGTGAAACCTCTGAGGGAGCTGAAGAGTAACTTTGTGAcgcagcaggagaagaagaaacaggatgCAGAGGCTGCGAGGtttcagaaacacaaactacag GAGAGTGAGCAGCGACCTGCTGACCCCCTGCAAGGACTGCGGGTGCACTGCTGGGTGCTGGTGCTGTCAGGGAGTCGGAGCGTCCAGGAGAACTTCTTCATCGACCCGCTGACCGGGAACAGCTACACCACTGACAATGACAACTTCCTGGGCATCGAGAGCGTGTGGAACAATCTCAACTACTACGTCAACATGCAGGACTGCAGGAACGGCTGCGCT gatatGGTGTATGACCTGGAAGACTTAAAGATATGGGAGCCAGTCCTGTTCGGTGCAACCTACAAAAAGCAGCTGATTCTTGATGTgttgaagaaaaaggagagtAAGCTGATGAGCAAAATCACCAATGatgtggag gaggaggagcagcccCGAGCTTTTGAGATGCCACGATCCTGGGTCAGTGACATCCCGATCTCAAAACAAG ACCTGGAGACCTGCTGGCCGGGAACACAGAAGGTGACCCAGTACAGAAAAGCAAAGCTGGAGAAGTTTGCACCGGACCTGATGTCAGACGGGCTGATCACACGACTGACTACATACAAAGACCTGAACT gcaCTGATGTCGTCATGGTGAAGGAGTGGTATCAGCACAGAAACGAccacctggaggagagggaggtcaACGAGGTCGACAGCTTCATCACAGAAAGCTTCAAACGTGTACGACGTTTCCACCTTTTAT TTCACAGGTACACATCCAAGAGCACACACACGGAGCGTGAGATGGAGTTCAGCAATGTTGGTGTTGAAGATCTGGTGCGGAGGGTGGAGTCACCAGGTGAAATGACAGAGTTCTTCGAGGGCCGGAAGGACTTCCTCTGTTACCGGCACGCTGTCTTCGACACACAGCTTTCAAAACCAGATTCCAACATTAATCTGGATGACCGACCAGTTCAG aaagTGGTGGAGCGTTTCCACAGGAACAGATCCAAGCCGGCCAACGAAGACGTGGCCGAGCGAGTGTTCCTATTGGCTCAAAGACGTATCGAGTTGACCTATCACTTAGAGGATCACAGATTCATCCCTTCAAAGAGAAGCTTCATCAAACCGCGAGAGTCAACAGAAAATAAGAAGGCCGAGGACTTCACACAAGACATGGTCTCCAGCTTCCAg GTGGATCCATCCGAGGAGCCTCTTAAAACTTTGGCTCTACATGAGATGCTGGTGGCCCTGATGAAGGATGAGGACAAGGTGCTTCTCCAGATCAGGGAATCTAAGAAAGAG GTGAGAGACATCGTGGCctgcagagagcaggaggagggagacatTCAGCTTCACTTCTCCCCGTGGACGACAACCGGAGCTGCCAGGGCCCGCAGCCAGAGACAGGAAATG GAGCGTCTGGATGCGGAGGAGCAGCGGtggctgcaggagaaggagaaggacatCCTGGCTCCTCTCCTCATTCGGCTGGAcaacacagagactctgagcGCCGAAGACGCCAAGCAGCTCCACCAGGACTGTTTGGCCGAGTTTAAACAGAGACTGGTGGAGCACGCCGACCTCATTCAGGAACGCTATGAAAAG GAGACACAGGAActgcagaggaaacagcagTGGTACCACAAGAAGCAGCTCAACATGacggagcagcaggaggaagagtacCAGACCTACTGCTCTGAGAAAACACTACGAATACATGCCGCCAAGAAACACCTCAACat GCACAAGGAAGCAGCTCCTCAAAAGTACCAAACTCTTGATTGGAAGCTGAAACGAGACCCTCGACTGGCCCCTCACCTGCTCTGCTGA